ATGGAGTGCTCGCACCGATGGATATAGGGTTCACGGGCAAAGTTGTCAACGAGGCTGTCGATGGCCGTCTCAAGGATGTTCTTAACCGTCGCGACTGAATACATTCGTTTCCTCCTCCGTCCCAGCAATTAATATACAGCCGTCAATAATCTATAAGGATATTATGATTTCGTAGTAATTCGTGTCAAGGAGAATGCTTTGGGGATACTGTCTTAATTTGATTTCGAATGCAAACTCAATACATCCCAGCTCTGATGACCGAAGAACGCAATATCGACATTTGTCAAGAATTTGTTGCATTTTTACCTTGATTTACTAATTTACTGGACTTATAATGGTTCTTGAAATTGAAACTGACCCACTACAAGGGGTGGTGGAGCTAAAGTTTGCAACGATTTAACCGACAAAGCCTTGGGGGATTGAAGAAAGGAGGTACTTATGGCTCTGCCAATCGGGTGCACACCGATCCTGAAGGGCAAAGAAGCAACCGATTTTGTACAGAGAATCAAGAAAGAGCAAACAGACGTTAGGCCTCTCGTTCCTACTCCTAAATTAGAATCGATTCGACGGTTGATTCTAAAAGACGCCAGAAACGGTGAGAAATAGTTTCGAATTAGATGGTTGGCTTCTTAAGCCCCTAACCAATCACTTTCTCGCTAAATTATTCGATTGTGGTGATGATGACCTTAATGAGTTTTTTCAAGTTGATTTGATACCACACGAAAAGCACCTTCTTACTAAAACTTACGGCCTGAGCATCAAAGATAAAGGAGCTGACCCTGACGCCTTACCTATAGCTCTCATAAGCTTCTGCAACGACAAAATACGTCTCGACAATGTAAGGGGCGTTGATCTTACTGGAATAAGGCGACCCTACACTTACTTGCCAGCCGTGAAGATCGTGCGGTTGGGTGTCCATAAGAATTATCGTAGAAAGGGTATAGGAACGCATCTTTTGAATATGACCAAATCTTTTTTTCTATCGGAAAATAGAACTGGCTGTAGGGTCCTGACGGTGGATGCCTATAAAACCACAGATGTTACCAGTTTTTATCAGAAAAGCTATTTTGATTTTATAACTAACAAGGACAAACGAAAAAAAACACGCACTATGTTCTACGACCTAATACGAACCAAGCTCTCTTAAGATTACATATCATTGTAGTTATTTAAACTGCGGAAGCCAATCTATTACTGTTTGAAACGTTCTTGGCATCCGCTTCTTGGCGTTTATCTTTTTTCCTTCATTTCCGTTGCATCAACGTCTGTAGATTGTCTATGCTTTTCAATACTCAATGCTGACCTGCCCCACGCATTGTGCCATTCCTTATAACTCCGCCCGGTGACGCCGATTGTTCGCCGATCGCTCCGTTCGGCCATTTCCACTGTCGGAGTTCAATAATGAGTCCATCAGGGTCTCTTATCTCTCCGCGAAATGAATCTCCCAGGTCTACCGGCTCCCGGACCACGGTTATCCCTTTGCTCTTAAAGTAATCTACCGCTTTTGTCATGTTTTCTGCTTCAAGGGCAATGCCTCTGTATCCTACCTCCCAGAGGATCTCGGATTTTGGTTTGGGACCATCTACAGAAATGATCTCGATAACTGTGTCACCCAGTTGAAGATAAATGACTTCTCTCATGGGCGGCATTTTCACTTCATTCCGGCTCTTCAGACTAAATCCGAGAATATTAACATAGAAGTCAATCGTTGCTCCCGCATTCCTTGGCACAATCTCCACGTGGTCGATTCTTACGAACATCTCAACCCCCTTGCACTCTATCTATATAGATTGCAGACAGTTTTTTAAGCAATCCGTGAAATTCTTCATGCTTGCCGACTCCAATTCGCTCCTCCTCAATTTTCTCAAATCCTTCGATTAATTCGTCCTGTTCTTGTTCTGGCAAGCGACTGTCTGCCATCACGAAGACGATATTGTTTTCTTTTTCAATGTGGTCCGTCATTAGTGAAACATAACCCTCAGCATTTTGTGTGATGTCTTTAGATGAAGATTCGTCTCCTGCGGTATAGGAGGCATAGCCTTGGCTAATCGCCTTAACGTAGCTTCTGCCCATTTCATGTTCACGGAGCATGGTGGCAATGGGGCCTTCCTCAGGAATGCCCGCAGCTATCATTGCAGGAAACAGCAGGTCTTCTTCCTTCCCGTGATGGCACCTATCTACGAAGACTTCCAAGAACTCAAGGATAGCCTCGAAGTGTTCTTTTTTCAGACTTCCCTTTGCTTCAAATTGATGACAGACTTGTTCAAGGATACTGAGCATAATCTTGACGCCCTCGTGTTCGTCTTTTAATTGTTGTGTGGCTTTCATATCCGGTTGCCTCTCAGGTATAATAGCTAAGACGGCTTCAACGAAATTTCAAGGTTGTCGGCGACAGCTTTGCATATTGATTACCCTTTGCAAGGCGGCATTGGCAGAAAATATTGGGGAGGCCCCTCTCAGGAAGGACTGGGCAATGAGCCGGTCGTCAACTCCACCTGCGAATCGGCCGTCAAATCTTATGCAGAGAGCCAATGAGTATGAATGGAAATGTGTGCAGTTGGGCTAAACACCATCGTGGGCCAGCGACCTTTAGCAATTGGTCAAATACAGTCGCGAGCCTGTTCCTTTCTTCCATGACGGCTGTCAATTGCAGAAGATCGCAATCCCAGCCGCTTACTGCAGGGGCTCCTTTAGGGCACTACAAATTTGAACCGCGGTCGCCCTTGTGTCGATCCTCGACAGGTTCTACTGACCGAGCCCGATCTGTCTCATAAACTCCGCGTTGTCCCAGAACAGGTATTCCTCAAACATGACACCATCCTTGCCCCAGTGGCCGATGGTCGCCATGGGGACTCGGTAGGCCTTGCCGGTGGGCGGGATGCTTTTGCCGTCGGGGAGGACCATGGGCTTTGTGAAAGTACCCTCCAGCCAATCGGTCACCGCAGTCCACTCGCCGTCCGGAGTGCCGAAGCGGACTGGATGTTCTTTGATCCTGTTATCGGGCGCGAAAGTGAACATGACTTTCAAGTCCTCGATGTGCTTTTCGATGCCCTTTGTCGTGTGGCCATCGGGCCAGTGCACCACCACGTCCTTGGAGTGACTCTTGTGGAGATCCTGCCACTGCTCGCCCGTGTAGACCCGGAAGTCGAGGTCATCGAAGTTCGCAAGATGTTTTGCGAGTTCTTTGGGCATTCCCTTAACCTTAGGCGTGGGCTCGTTGGCTTTGGTGCCGGGCCACCTGTCTTGAGCGGCACGGATTGGTAATGCGGCAAGCAACAGCGCGATAAAGATCATACCGGAGATCCGTGTGATGCGACTATGTGTCTTCATGGCTTCCTCCGTCTTGTTCTCTAAGGTTTGTTTCCTCGGGTCATGGCCCTCCATTTATACTTAATTCTTTCTCGCCTTTTTTCACGTATTCAGCATTTGTGGTTCTTCCTCAATCAGAACTTCACTACCCTCGGTTCTTCTCCACGAGCTGAGAAGGTTGCCGTTGCGTTCTTGAGATAGAAGACTTCACAATTGCCGTCATCAGCCGCATACATACCCTTTAATTGAGGGTGTGCATCGAGCATTGCCTGCCTCGCTTCCATTCTATCATCTTCAACAGCGATGGCTTCTATGCGAATCCATTTGCGATCTGCAATGGCGCAGATTTCTATCTTGGGGTTTTTCGCAAGCTGCTTTGCCACGTTCTTGACTTTTCCGGTTTGGAAATAGAGCCTCTTTTCAAAGATCAGTAGTGATCCAAATGGCCGCACTCTGGGTTGGTCACCGTCCACGGTTGCGATAAAATACATGCCACACTTCTTGAGGTACTCGTAGACTTCTTCCATGAATATGTCCTCCGTTTATTTTCGTTGACTTCCTATCCTTATAATTTAAGAAATCTGAAGAGCTAAAATCAACAGGAACTTGTGGATATGAGCTTCACGTCGAAGCAAGATGCGATCGACTTACAAAGCCAGGTTGTTGTTCTACGGGCGGAGCTTTTAATCAAGCGTGGCGACTATCCTTCACGCGTGATCCACGCCCTTGCCTCCCCGATCGATTCGAATACCCCGAGGTTCTGGCCCCTGTTTGTCATCACGTTTGCCGCATATCTGTGTTTCTCATCTGTCTGACGGACTACTATTGCCCGTTTGATCCTGTGCATATCGATCCCGGTTGATCGGGCGAGTTTGGTGATTTGATTGTGAAAATTGAGGACCTCCATGAAGCTGATGTTGTATCGGGCATCACTGAAGTCATTGATCCACCGGTAACAATTATGTTCCAGTGCGAGCGCAGCGTTGCCATTCATAATTTCAATAATTTCGGGTGCCTTGATGGTTCCGCTCAACTTTGTTTCGATAATGCCTGCTTTTTCATCGTAGGTTGTCACGTGTGGCATACATCTCTCCCCCTTTCCCAAAACCTCCCTACTCTTTTTGTTCAGGGCATGGGGATTGCCGCGCCTTCACAGACAGAGCCTTAGCTCGCACCATATTCATCACGGATCCCCGACGCACCGGTGCAGCGATTAGTCTGACGCTCCTGCCTCTATAATATCATTGTAGGACAGAAACTGAGAATTGCAAGGAGGGAAATCGACAACTATTGAATCACACGACCAATCGCTGAAGATAGGGAGTTACAAAGCTATCTGTCAAATTCCTTGAGCCATGCTACAATCTGCTCCGCAGCGTCGGTGGGCACGTTCGCATGGTCGCTATCGACCACTAGGTACTTATTGCGGGGATGGGGCGGAACCTTATCGAATACGTAAGACGAGCCTCTTTCGGACATGTTGTCCCGCGTGCCCACGACCCACAATAAAGCCGTGCCGGGCGTAAGCACCGCCGCGTTGCGTGGCATGACCGCCGGGCCTTCCGGGTCCACATAGCTCAAGTAAATAGCGGCGGTCGCTTTCCGCTGAAGCTTCTGCCCCTGATCATAGTCGTCGAAGACAGCGCGGGTATCTGCCTTGCCTTGGGCCACCATCCTTCGCGCCTTCTCCATGTCACTGCTTACCCGGGAGGCATATCCCTTCGCCTCCGGTACGTGTCCTGCTCCCATGGCTACCACCCCATCCACAGTGAGTTGAGTCGCCACATACGGGGCTACGTTTGCCCCGAGGCTGTGACCCGCTAAAAAGACGCGCGTTACTCCCTGCTTTTTCAGGGCCGTGATTGCTTTATCCACAGCGGCAACGTTGTCCTGGTAGGGCTTTTCCCAGTTACCTTCCGAGTAGGGTAAATCGGGAACTATGACCATGAAACCGGCCTTCCGGAGGGTTTCCATGAATCTGGTGACAAGCTTCGTAGTGCCTCCCTTTCCATAGAGCACGACCACTCCGGTTAATGCAGGCCAGCCGGCAGATGAGAACGATAGGACAAAAAGGAACGCAAGGATAAGAATTGAAATGCGTCGCGCGTGAGTCATAATTCAACCATCCTTTGGGGCCCGACTCTCCGAGGGGATTCATGGACAAGCCTTCTCGATATGCAGGCTATAACCTTCCCTCCTGTCAACGGCAACCAGGGGTTGCGCCGGTCTGGGAGAAGATGATACCACTCAGGGGTTTGCAACGAGGAAGAGAAACGTCACAGCTCACGTTATGGTACCACCCATCCGTTCTGTCGCCAGACATCTTTGGCTTTGTAATCACCGATCAAAGGATCCTTGATCCATTCCTTGAGGCTCACGAGATGCATTTTCTCGTCGGGACGAAGCTCCGTCTCAACGAACGTGCACGTCACTGTGTCATTCGTCCAGGCACCCGAGTTTGCGTATATCCGGTTTGCTTCGGGAGAGATAATCGTATCATCGGAAATATCGATGGGATACGACTCAAACGTTGACTCATGGGTATGCCCACAGATAACAATCCTCACATCGTCATTCGTAAACGTTACCATGCGGGCCGCCTCCCAAAGGCTGCCGGCGTCGCATTGAATAGCATCGAGCGGACGGACATTGTTGGGGTGGTTAGTGGACCATTGAGCGTACACGTGAGCGTACCGCTTTTTGACCTCCTCCCACGGGGTTATTCCCGGTATGCCGGCAAACCCGTTCATGACTGCCCCTTTCAGGCCGTAAGCGTGATCGGACACGAGCGTATCGAATAGATCCATAAGTACATCGTCCACAAGATCACCCGCGATGGCTTTTGAATCTCTGGCTTGCGGGACCCTGTACAGGATGTGCTCAATCCATTCCTTGAAGACCTGCGGGAGGCTAAAACCCTTGCCCGTTCTCAAGGTCTCTTCTGCGTCGATACGGCTTATAAAGTATCCCAGAGGAAGACGGCTTGCTGACAGGCCACCCGCTGCGCCCGCGGGGTGAGGAGCGTTGAACATACCATACCAATGGCCGTGCTCTGCCCATATGCCGTCGGCCCGATACACGCAATGTCCGTCCACAGGTTTCGGGCAACGTATGCCAGGAAACATCTCACTGACTATGGGCCCGTCTGCAAACATGTCGTGGTTTCCCGGCACATAAACCAGTCTTTTCTGCGAAGCAAGCTTCTTGAGAGCCTCGATGACCGGCAGGTTTTGAGGGGCACTGGCGATCTTTCTGTACTGCTCGCCTTGCGGAAGAGGTACGGGACAGGGAGGCTCTGTCGGGTCGAACTGGGCGGGACAGACCCACTCGTCGAAAAGGTCTCCGACAACCACTACCTCATTTATGGAGGCGTCACCCGCACAATACTCTTCCAGGAATTTTGTCAGCATTTCCGGACGATCAGGCTCACTTGCGGACTCAGAATCATGGAACCAGCAGTAGTTATGGAGTGGAGAGGGCTGACTGGTGCTGCGTTCGTCACCCATATGGATGTCGCTTACGAAGATTCGTTTGGTAACCATGCTACACCCCCTTTCCTGACGATAGCAATGGTCTTAAGGTCCGCGAAAGCTCATTTTGCGGTCTTAGTGAATGCTCAAATGTGGAGGATCTGGACCACGGAAGATGCTCGCCGGATCTTTCTCTGTCAGCTGCCCAGGCCTCTCGCCACCAATGCTCACAATAAAGGGACACCGCGCTCGGCGTGTCCAATCAATCTCAAGCTTGACGCGGGTAAACTACCGGGTGGTCCCGCTTAATGTGTAAAGACTGAACTCCACGGGGACGGCCTTTACCGTCATGTAGTCTCATTCCTCTGGATCGTCGCTCTTGTTCTTCTTGTTCGGCCTCAAGTACTGGAGCAGTTGTCTTACATATTCGCGTTTGAAGTGGAGAAGACCATACATCCTGGTATCAGCATGTAATAGTCTCGTAACGTATTCTGTCTCTCTAGCCTTGCGTTCTTGTTCTTCGGCGTCCGACATGGCACTTATTGTACCACCATAATAAAAAATAGAAAAGCCCCAAACAGCCGGGTACCATCCAACAGTCGTTCCTTTCGACCACAGGTGTGTATCGGATGACGCCCTTAATATATCCACCAATCTGTCGATAATCATGTTGAAGGAAGGAATATGGATAACACTGAAACCCCCGCCCAAAAATGTCCCCAATGTGGCTCAGAGATGTGTCCGGATGATGATGTCAGCAACAAGGTAAGGGTACTCGTCTGTTCAAAACCTACCTGTCTGTGCCGCGTATATCCCGATTATCCCAAGCGAAATGGCAATGAAGAGATATGCTATCTGTGCGGCGCCATGTTCAAAGCGAGTGCAGATGATCTCGGTGTCTTGTGCCCGACATGTAAGCGTACCGTACACCATTGTAAACAAAGATCACGCAAGCCGAGAGGGATTTCGAGACCCCGGCGGACAGAGAATATTCTTCGCATCTAACCTGACGAGCCCCGAGACATTCGATACCGTGCCCACGAGAGCGAAGTTTGTCACAACAGGCCGGTTTTATTGATTTTTGTTCGCTTCCAAAGAGACCTTGTCCTTGATTTCTCAAGCTGCAAAAGTTTATGTTGCCAATTCAAAGTAACTATGTTAAAAAATTAACAAGCGAGTCAAAACTATGGGGAGTTTCTTGGATAAGCTCAGCGTCAGACAGATGATTGAGGACGATCTCGATTCTATCGTGGAGATAGATACCAAAGTCCTCGGGGAAACCCGAAAGGACTACTGGGTCACCAAAATCATTCGACAGGCCGAATCGAGACCCCCGGACGCATCTCTTGTCGCCGAAATAGACGCGAAGGTGGCCGGTTTCATTCTGGGTGAGGTCAGCGGCTGGGAATTCAAGGTCCCCAACAACATCGGCTGGATCGACACCATCGGCATTGACCCCGATTATCAGAACAGGGGCATTGCAAAGGTACTCGCGGTGGCGCTCGTAACAAATCTAAAAAAACACGGGGTTGACACGATCTACACGCTTGTCAACTGGAACGATTGGGATCTCCTCCAATTCTTCCACGCCATGGGTTTTTCCCGGGGTGACATGATCAACCTCGTCCTCAAGGTATAATCCGCAATTTCGCCACAAAAAGCCCGCTCCGTCACGTAGCAGAGCGGGCTTGCGTTCCCGGTTCTTGATCTTTAACCCTCTTTCACCACAATTTTCAACTTCATTTTGGCAAGTATCTTGTTGCTCTTCAGGTGATTGGTCGCCTTAAGGTCCGCAATATCCACGCCATATTTGTCCGAGATGGAGGCGAGCGTCTCGCCCTTCTTTACGATATGATATTTGAATTTTGCGGGTTCTTCTTTTTTCGACTTCTTGTCGGTGCCTTTCTCAACGTGACTCGCAAGCATCAATCTCATATTGGGGTGCACCTTTTCATTTTTCAAATGGTTTATTGATTTGAGGTCGGCAACATCCAGGCCGTACTTATCTGAAATGGAGGCGAGCGTCTCGCCCTTCTTTACGATATGATAGGGCTTGACCTTTTCCGTATTCGCCTGTGCGGTCTGCCTGTCGCCTCCGACCCGGCCCTTGGATTTCGGTTGAGGAGTGCTATTTTCCCTGTCGAGACTTTTCGCTATAACGGTCTTTGACGGACCGCTAAACCGAGGTATGGCGATGACCATGCCGGGTTTAATCTTCAATTCTTCATCGCAGCCGTTCACCAGATGAATATCCTCCATCTTGACCCCGTACTTCTTGGCTATTTTGGGAAGCGAGTCCTTTTTTTTTACCTTGTAGGTGACCACACTCTTGATCCTTGGCTCGCCCTCAAGGGCAGTGTCGAGCCTCTCGTTAAATGAAAGCGCATCAACGGAAGATGGGAGTTTGATTTCATAATCATCACCGCCTGGCGGTGTGATGCCGCGGACGAGTTCAGGGTTATAGGCCCTCACATCGGCCACATCGAGTGACGATGCCCTAGCGATGGCGGTAAGGGACGTAGCCGGCGGCACCGGCATGTTGACAAACTGGATCGGCGAATCATACGCGATGCTTCCGAAACCGAACCGTTCAGGGTCTTTTGCGATAACCGCCGCCGCGATGAGCTGCGGGATATAGTTTCTCGTCTCTTTGGGCAGGGTATTATATTTGTAAAGCTCCCAGAAGTCATTTGTATTATGTTTTTCGATGGCCTTCTCTATTCTCTTCTCTCCCGCGTTATAACCGGCTGCCGCCAGGTACCAGTGTCCGAACTGATTGAAGAGGTCACGAAGGTATTTTGCCGCGGCAACTGTCGATTTCTCCGGGTCTCTGCGTTCGTCTACCCAGTAGTTGACTTTAAGCCCGTATCTGCCTCCGGTTTCATAGATGAACTGCCAGGGCCCGCAGGCCTTGGCCCGCGAATACGCCTTCGGGTTGAAACCGCTTTCGATCATGGCAAGGTAGACAAGATCCTCGGGCATGCCGTTCTTTCTTAAGATTTCCGTGATGATGGGGACGTACCATCGGGCCCGCTTGAGCCAGTTTCCAAAAACTTTCTTCTTTTCTTCCGTAAAATAACGGATATAGTATTTCACTGCATCGTTAAAGACAATGGGTATGTCAAAATTTTGAACATCGGTACTTCCGAGCAGCGTCGTGATATCGTCATCCTCTTCGATAATCTGCGTTTCCATATCGAGCGCGGGCCCATCATCGCTCGCCACCGGGATCATAGAAGCTTGCTCTTTTTTCACGGGTGCTGCGACAGGCGCAACCAGGGGCTTCGGCTTTTCCCTGGGGGGAGAGGGCTCCGACACTTTTCTCACCTTTTCGGGCTCGGCTTTTGCCAGCTTAGCTGGCTCGACCGGATTCCTGCTCGACCTCAACGGTTGCGGTTGAACGGGTGAGGCGGAATTGCTTGAAACGATCTGCCCGCCCGTGGAACAGGCAGCCAGAAACACGGACAGCATGATGAGAGCGCAATATTTCTTCATAACCACCTAGGGAGCAATTTCTGTACCAAACTGAAGCCTTATTTTGATGATAAAGGCTCAGCGAATTTAAGTCAACTAAAAAATGCTTCTAAATCCTTACAGAAACAGCGTCATCATAAGACTCTGCTTCATCATATCAGGGTAGCCTATGAAAAAACAAGAAGATATAGCGCTCGTGAGCTACGTTGCTTAAGGCCCGCCCAAAACTTTGCCGACGAGGTCTCTGTAACCCTGTGCAAAGTCATAGGCCCGCATCCGCCTCTTGTTCTCCATCTGTATCTCTTTCAATCTCAGAACACCCCGACCACAGTCGGCAAGCAGGCCATCCCGCACAATCGCCCCTATTCGCCCCTGCTTTTCTTTGGCCTGAACGTCTTGCTCGACCGAGGCTTCGAATACTTTCATCATCCTTCCGTCAAGGTATGTATATGCGGTGGGCCAGGATACCAGGGCGCGCACCTGCCGATCAATCTCTTGAGCGCTTTTGCTCCAATCGATCATGCCCATCTGTTTGGTGATGATCGGCGTGTAGGTTGCCGCGTCATGACGCTGCTCAGTACCTTCGATTGTGCCCCTGGCATGGATCTCACGAAGGACTTCGGGCAGTATCTCGGAAACCCTTTTCGCGAGCCTTTCCGAAAGTTCTATGAAGTTCTCCCCCTGCCCGATCCCGACCTGTTCCTGATAGATCACATCACCGGCGTCCATCTTTTCGTTCATCCTGATGAGGGTAATGCCCGTGGTCTCGTCCCCGGAGAGTATGGCCCACTGCATGGGTGACGGGCCGCGATAGAGAGGGAGCAGCGACGGATGAACGTTGATCGGCCCCACGGAAGGTATATCGAGCACCCATTTGGGCACGATAAGACCGAAGGAAACAACGGCAAAAAAATCGGGCTTGTGATCCGGCAAGGTCCTGACAACCTCGTCTTTAAAGGAATCGATTTCTATAAGAGGAAGATTCAGTTCCTGTGCGGCCATCTTTACCTCGTTGTCGTCGAGCGCGTAGCCCCTGCCCTTGGGTTTCGCCTTCTTCGTGACCACACAGATTGTATGTTCGGCAATTGATTTGAGAGCGGGTACGGAGAAACTCGAGGAGCCGAAGAAAATGGTCCTCATTTTTTTTGTCCGGCGTACTTCTTCTTAAAAATGTTTTTTTTGATGGGGCTTAAATGATCGATAAACAAAATACCGTTCAAGTGGTCTATCTCGTGCTGCATGGCCCGGGCGAATTGACCTTCACACTCAAGCTCAAGGGTTTTGCCGGCCATGTCCGTGCCTCTCGCCGAGACTTTCTTGGCCCTTTTCACGAACTCAGAGAAACCGGGCACGCTCAGGCACCCTTCTTCTCCGACCTCCTCTTCAATCGTCTCCACTATGACCGGATTGAGTATAACGAGAGGCTTCTTTTTACCTACCAATGATGCGTCAATTGTGATGAGACGTGTGGCAACGCCTATCTGGCTCGCCGCAAGACCTGCGCCGTGGGCGAAAATCATGGTTTCCACCATGTTCTCGGAAAGTCTCACGATCTCATCGGTGATGTTCTCGATGGGACCGGCGATCTTTCTCAAAACCGGATCAGGAAATGTTCGTATTTCGAGTACGGCCATTTGTTATTTTAAAACATATATTGTACGTGGAGTCAATGTTCGAGTGGACAACCTGGAGGTTGCTCGCGGGGACGGCAGATGACTCACCCCGGTAAAAGCCATTGACTCCTTTCTTTGGAAAGTGATATGGTTACTTCATGTTCGGACTCGGGTTTCCTGAATTGATCGTCATATTGATCATCGCCGTGCTCATCTTCGGCGTAGGCAAGCTTCCCGAGGTCATGGGGTCAGTGGGCAAAGGCATAAAGGAATTCAAGAAGGCCATGAAAGACCCTGAAAAACAGAAACCTATGTCCCTTGCCCACACAAAAGATAGAGAACAGAACACCTGACAAACATCGTGCACAATCGAATCTTTATAGGCATCGGTTCCAACATGGGCGATCGCATAAAGAACTGCGTGATCGCCATAGAAAAGATTGCGGCCGATCAGAGGATCGATCTCAAATCAGTCTCCTCCTTTTACAATACTTCCCCTGTGTCACAGATCAGACAGGATGATTTTGTCAACTGCGCAATACTTGTGACCTGGGAAGGCACACCACATGAGCTTCTTCGATTTCTTGCATCGATCGAAGACAGCATGGGGCGTACACGAGAGCTAAAAGACGGCCCCAGAATCATCGATCTCGATATACTCCTTTTCGGGGACACGGTCCTTAACGAGCCTTATCTGACGATCCCTCATGCGGCGTTACACAGGCGCAGGTTCGCCATGATCCCATGCCTTGAAATAGAACCCGGGCTCATCCACCCTCTTTTAAAGCGACCGCTCGG
The sequence above is drawn from the Syntrophorhabdaceae bacterium genome and encodes:
- the folK gene encoding 2-amino-4-hydroxy-6-hydroxymethyldihydropteridine diphosphokinase, whose protein sequence is MHNRIFIGIGSNMGDRIKNCVIAIEKIAADQRIDLKSVSSFYNTSPVSQIRQDDFVNCAILVTWEGTPHELLRFLASIEDSMGRTRELKDGPRIIDLDILLFGDTVLNEPYLTIPHAALHRRRFAMIPCLEIEPGLIHPLLKRPLGSFLADTGEDQIVTRIPATASLDDVKNR